One part of the Solea solea chromosome 16, fSolSol10.1, whole genome shotgun sequence genome encodes these proteins:
- the pctp gene encoding phosphatidylcholine transfer protein, which translates to MTQDHSAQHELRHSQENAGYDITNCSGPETPGAVLAVVPQLPLLFGESVMSLGFTDEEFQGAWKELDEPQLGGGWELFTETMGVKIYRLYDKETKLYEYKVFGVLAISSPELCADVYMDLAYRKHWDGYVKELCEKNFEGQTAIYWEVQYPFPLSNRDYVYMRERRDLDVDGRKIWVILARSSAVTACAEKSGVLRVKDYKQSVALESDGAGATKLFMNYFDNPGGMIPTWLVNWAAKNGVPGFLKDMQNACSNYSCYCQKK; encoded by the exons ATGACGCAGGACCACTCAGCCCAGCACGAGCTGAGACATTCCCAGGAGAACGCGGGATATGACATTACAAACTGCTCC GGACCGGAAACCCCCGGCGCTGTTCTCGCCGTTGTTCCGCAGCTACCTCTGCTGTTCGGAGAATCCGTCATGTCGCTTGGCTTCACAGATGAAGAGTTCCAGGGAGCCTGGAAGGAACTGGACGAGCCGCAGCTGGGCGGAGGATGGGAGCTTTTCACCGAGACCATGGGGGTCAAGATCTACCGCCTCTATGACaag GAAACGAAACTTTACGAGTACAAAGTCTTTGGCGTGCTCGCCATCAGCAGCCCAGAGCTGTGCGCAGACGTCTACATGGACCTGGCCTATCGGAAACATTGGGATGGATATGtgaaag AGCTCTGTGAGAAGAACTTTGAAGGACAAACAGCAATCTACTGGGAAGTCCAATACCCGTTTCCTCTGTCAAACAGAGAC tatgtttacatgagggagaggagagaccTGGACGTGGACGGCAGGAAGATCTGGGTGATCCTGGCCAGAAGCTCAGCGGTGACGGCGTGCGCAGAGAAGAGCGGCGTGCTGCGGGTCAAAGACTACAAGCAGAGCGTCGCACTGGAGAGCGACGGAGCTGGGGCAACGAAAC TTTTCATGAATTACTTCGACAACCCTGGTGGTATGATCCCTACCTGGCTGGTGAACTGGGCCGCTAAA AACGGCGTTCCGGGTTTCCTCAAGGACATGCAGAATGCCTGCAGCAATTACAGCTGCTACTGCcagaagaaataa
- the tmem100a gene encoding transmembrane protein 100, with product MPEEAHKDAMRTPAASEKANNNNNDHERPAATTVNIPLVNEVQLTAATGGAELSCYRCTIPFGVVVLIAGIVVTAVAYSFNSHGSTISYFGLVLLSAGLVLLASSALCWKVRLERKKERRRESQTALVTNQRSIFT from the coding sequence ATGCCAGAAGAAGCTCACAAGGACGCCATGCGAACGCCCGCGGCATCGGAGAaggccaacaacaacaacaacgaccaCGAGCGTCCCGCGGCGACCACCGTGAACATCCCGCTGGTCAATGAAGTCCAGCTGACGGCGGCCACCGGCGGGGCGGAGCTGTCCTGCTACCGCTGCACCATCCCGTTTGGCGTGGTGGTGCTCATCGCGGGCATCGTGGTCACCGCCGTGGCCTACAGCTTCAACTCGCACGGATCCACCATCTCCTACTTTGGCCTGGTGCTCCTCTCGGCCGGGCTGGTGCTCCTGGCGtccagtgccctctgctggaagGTGAGActggagaggaagaaggagaggcGGCGGGAGAGCCAGACCGCCCTGGTCACGAACCAGAGgagtatttttacttga